A stretch of the Candidatus Aegiribacteria sp. genome encodes the following:
- a CDS encoding tetratricopeptide repeat protein, translating to MSDTFTDETYNTLCRDAENYLAGGSPEQARELLLKAISLIGTRPRARSILSDTCMSMELWTEARSQLEILITLEDGVVGNNFRLAQVLEELGEYQLAYDNYSVVREDEPDHHGAAVALKRIAARTKESGVNLADIFAASSGKTDTSPDSLLDEKQDNEQLREGIQVFPDVPTDSLFADSEDENENSIEKLLKNIGLSPDESEEDDSDDISKLLENIGVSTSETLQSVFSESGAEETDTSDGKKTDNTGDSESDDQGDTESTIEEIPDAKKKPKGPTLDEIFGTASIPSESEEEIEESGEEVTETVEEQEQEQEQEQEQEQEQEQEQEQEEEGVEEDSDQPASDTETDARVPDTEEESDSTYTSSGSLQAIFNDAETKKPHTEIVDEETSEKSESDSAQIEVLIGKSQEEETPSEVEEPEEQVQEEEKVEEQIQEDEKVEEQIQEEETILSFDPWSIDSGLLTVYLTSGSVDIDQCLLTVFEDTLSVNINKDGTCTIVGCGTFLLNCGPEEPLILELSENMTVRLSALILTTGSISSEPLDGQPDNSLAVLKDQVQMKGVFRTPSPVRVILLGGNNRIFNVRTASIIASDPGIVLSNENSPDNYTVITGFGKLYLIE from the coding sequence ATGTCTGATACATTTACCGATGAAACCTACAATACTCTTTGTAGAGATGCTGAAAACTACCTTGCAGGTGGATCTCCTGAACAGGCTCGAGAACTTTTACTCAAGGCTATATCGCTTATCGGAACCAGGCCTAGAGCAAGAAGTATTCTTTCTGATACCTGCATGAGTATGGAACTTTGGACTGAAGCCAGGTCTCAGCTGGAAATACTTATTACACTTGAAGATGGTGTTGTAGGTAATAATTTCAGGTTAGCTCAGGTTCTGGAAGAGCTTGGCGAATATCAACTTGCGTATGATAATTACAGTGTTGTACGTGAAGATGAACCAGATCATCATGGAGCTGCGGTTGCACTGAAGCGAATTGCCGCAAGAACAAAAGAATCAGGTGTGAATCTTGCTGACATATTTGCTGCATCAAGCGGCAAAACAGATACTTCCCCTGATTCGTTGCTGGATGAAAAACAGGATAATGAACAACTCAGGGAGGGTATTCAGGTGTTTCCCGACGTTCCAACCGATAGCTTATTTGCTGATTCAGAGGATGAAAATGAGAACAGTATTGAGAAGCTTCTCAAGAATATAGGATTATCTCCCGATGAATCTGAAGAAGATGATTCAGATGATATCTCAAAATTACTTGAGAATATAGGAGTCTCAACATCTGAGACTCTCCAGTCTGTTTTCTCAGAATCCGGTGCAGAGGAGACAGATACATCAGACGGTAAAAAAACTGACAACACAGGAGACTCAGAATCCGATGATCAGGGAGATACCGAATCAACTATTGAAGAAATTCCTGATGCGAAAAAGAAACCGAAAGGCCCGACTCTGGATGAGATTTTTGGTACAGCATCGATTCCCTCCGAGAGTGAAGAGGAAATTGAAGAATCAGGTGAAGAAGTAACAGAAACTGTTGAGGAACAGGAACAGGAACAGGAACAAGAACAAGAACAGGAACAGGAACAGGAACAGGAACAGGAACAGGAAGAAGAGGGTGTGGAAGAAGATTCAGATCAGCCAGCTTCAGATACTGAAACTGACGCCAGGGTTCCGGATACGGAAGAGGAGAGTGATTCCACTTACACTTCCAGTGGATCTCTGCAGGCGATCTTCAACGATGCAGAAACGAAAAAACCCCATACCGAAATAGTCGATGAAGAAACTTCTGAGAAAAGCGAATCAGACTCTGCGCAAATTGAAGTTCTAATAGGTAAGAGTCAGGAGGAAGAAACTCCTTCTGAGGTAGAAGAACCCGAAGAGCAGGTTCAGGAAGAGGAAAAAGTCGAGGAGCAGATTCAGGAAGACGAAAAAGTCGAGGAGCAGATTCAGGAAGAGGAAACCATTCTGAGTTTTGATCCCTGGTCCATTGATTCAGGACTGCTTACCGTCTATCTGACTTCCGGGTCAGTTGATATTGATCAATGCCTGCTTACTGTATTCGAGGATACTCTTTCTGTTAATATTAATAAAGACGGAACCTGCACTATTGTCGGCTGCGGAACCTTCCTGCTGAACTGTGGCCCTGAGGAGCCATTGATTCTGGAATTGTCAGAGAATATGACCGTTCGGCTCAGTGCTCTGATCCTTACTACCGGATCGATAAGTTCTGAACCGCTGGATGGTCAACCGGACAATTCGCTTGCTGTATTGAAGGATCAGGTGCAAATGAAAGGCGTATTCAGAACCCCTTCTCCAGTACGTGTTATCCTGCTTGGAGGGAATAACAGGATCTTCAATGTCAGAACTGCATCCATAATTGCTTCAGATCCAGGAATAGTCCTGTCGAATGAGAATTCCCCTGATAATTACACAGTAATAACTGGATTTGGGAAACTCTATCTCATCGAGTGA
- a CDS encoding phosphoenolpyruvate carboxykinase (ATP) yields the protein MTLGKTVSEVLDSRNNVMENISRREMIRKAVDNGEALVSACGALETWTPPESTGRSPKDTIIVKRSSSEDTIDWTSPNNIPVDQETFDMVFKDALKILKEVPEVFVTDRLIGAEPSYSLPVRTITDMALIALFTDNMFRPCDETVTENSCFRDKPFTLIALPYHKLDPVRYKDRLRIDPRLGHTSTMMVGMDMDRRIGIVFGSAYCGSVKKLIFTVMNYYLPEEGVLPLHCSANEGIDGRSALLLGLSGTGKTTLSADPSRALLGDDEHGWSDSGIANFENGCYAKLIDLSEKNEPEIFNACFHIDDYLEHGSIIENTMMYPDGHFDLYDDRLTPNSRGSYPLRYLSNIKESSVAGHPAIILFLTADANGVIPPISKLNRGQSMFWFLMGYTSKLAGTETGITEPASTFSRFFGEPFMPRNPEVYASLLGKRMDAHGTEVYLINTGWSGGPYGVGSRIDLPLTRIMVHAVLSGKLSDVSFHEDPVFHVMVPDTCPGLPDDSMLDPVNTWSDREAYRNRAEKLASEFKAHFDKTYGDKGISEEIACECPGK from the coding sequence ATGACACTTGGGAAAACAGTATCAGAGGTTCTGGATTCGAGAAATAATGTAATGGAGAACATTTCTCGCAGAGAGATGATCAGAAAAGCAGTTGATAACGGGGAAGCTCTTGTAAGCGCTTGCGGCGCTCTTGAAACCTGGACACCTCCGGAGTCAACAGGCAGGAGTCCCAAAGATACGATAATTGTGAAACGCAGTTCAAGTGAAGACACAATTGACTGGACCAGCCCCAATAATATTCCGGTTGATCAGGAAACCTTTGACATGGTCTTCAAGGATGCATTGAAAATTCTGAAGGAAGTTCCCGAAGTATTTGTCACCGACAGGCTTATTGGAGCAGAACCTTCGTATTCCCTGCCGGTCAGGACAATAACAGATATGGCTCTTATCGCTTTATTTACAGATAATATGTTCCGACCATGCGATGAAACCGTTACTGAAAATTCGTGTTTCAGAGACAAACCATTTACACTCATAGCACTTCCATATCACAAACTGGATCCGGTGAGATACAAGGACCGCCTGAGGATAGATCCAAGGCTTGGCCACACCTCGACTATGATGGTTGGCATGGATATGGACAGGCGGATCGGGATTGTTTTCGGATCTGCATACTGTGGCAGTGTTAAGAAGCTGATATTCACTGTAATGAACTATTATCTTCCTGAAGAAGGTGTTCTTCCTCTTCATTGCAGCGCGAACGAGGGGATCGATGGCAGAAGCGCTCTCCTTCTTGGGCTTTCAGGAACAGGAAAGACAACGCTTTCAGCAGATCCTTCAAGAGCTCTTCTCGGAGATGATGAACATGGCTGGAGTGATTCCGGGATAGCGAACTTTGAAAACGGATGCTACGCAAAACTCATTGATCTCAGCGAGAAAAATGAACCAGAGATATTCAATGCCTGCTTCCATATCGATGATTACCTTGAACATGGATCCATTATCGAGAATACCATGATGTATCCTGATGGTCACTTTGATCTGTATGATGACAGGCTTACGCCTAACTCCAGAGGTTCCTATCCGCTTCGTTACCTCTCCAACATAAAGGAATCATCTGTAGCCGGTCATCCAGCAATAATTCTTTTTCTCACAGCAGATGCGAACGGTGTAATACCTCCAATTTCGAAGCTCAACAGAGGACAATCCATGTTCTGGTTCCTTATGGGCTACACCAGTAAGCTTGCTGGAACTGAAACAGGAATAACTGAGCCTGCCAGCACATTCTCACGCTTCTTCGGGGAACCATTCATGCCCCGAAACCCGGAAGTTTATGCTTCCTTGCTGGGCAAGAGAATGGATGCGCACGGAACAGAGGTATACCTCATCAATACAGGCTGGAGCGGTGGGCCTTACGGAGTTGGTTCAAGGATAGACCTTCCCCTCACCAGAATAATGGTGCATGCTGTACTTTCCGGAAAACTCAGCGATGTGAGCTTTCATGAAGATCCGGTATTTCACGTGATGGTTCCGGATACCTGTCCTGGATTACCTGATGATTCAATGCTTGATCCTGTGAATACATGGAGCGATCGGGAAGCCTACAGGAACCGGGCAGAGAAGCTGGCTTCCGAATTCAAGGCACATTTCGACAAAACGTATGGGGACAAGGGCATCTCGGAAGAGATTGCATGCGAGTGTCCTGGCAAGTAA
- a CDS encoding MFS transporter, giving the protein MYDWGNSAFVTTVVAAVLPVYFAETICGGNTVEWAFLGRQLTGSATSLWGYAMALAAFFVALLAPVLGATADAGGRRKQFLLIMTGTGVLATVLLSMTGAGDVWLVLGILVLGQIGFAGANVFYNSLLVSVATPERRDLISSRGYAFGYLGGGILLAINLLMIRKPSIFGFADASVALRYVFLSVAVWWSLFSIPLFLRVPEGPSGGERTFIGSLKHGISTLFSTFKHIRKNNNIFRFLISFLLYNDGIQTVIMMATIYGKVELGLSSGNLIGALLLTQIVGVPGSLLFGKLAKKYGSKQMLFTGIIAYVFVILYAFWMKKALDFWILAGIVGLFMGGLQAVSRGFYSKLIPDGMSAEYFGFFSISQRFASIFGPLMFALISDITGSSRLSILSLAFLFLAGGLILVKVRTPEEAV; this is encoded by the coding sequence ATGTACGACTGGGGAAATTCCGCATTCGTTACAACTGTAGTTGCCGCGGTATTGCCTGTGTACTTCGCTGAGACAATTTGTGGTGGAAACACTGTGGAATGGGCATTCCTCGGAAGACAGCTTACAGGCAGCGCCACTTCGCTCTGGGGATATGCGATGGCTCTTGCCGCATTCTTCGTTGCATTACTCGCTCCTGTTCTCGGAGCAACGGCTGACGCCGGAGGAAGAAGAAAACAATTCCTTTTAATAATGACTGGAACAGGCGTGCTGGCAACTGTTCTGCTGTCAATGACCGGAGCTGGAGACGTCTGGCTTGTTCTGGGAATCCTTGTTCTGGGACAGATTGGCTTTGCCGGAGCAAACGTTTTCTATAACTCACTGCTTGTTTCCGTAGCAACACCGGAGAGAAGAGATCTCATATCATCGAGAGGATATGCATTCGGCTACCTTGGTGGGGGCATTCTTCTGGCAATAAACCTCCTTATGATCAGAAAACCATCCATATTCGGTTTTGCTGATGCATCTGTTGCTCTGAGATACGTTTTTCTGTCAGTAGCTGTATGGTGGTCTCTTTTCTCTATTCCGCTTTTTCTCAGGGTTCCGGAGGGGCCTTCGGGGGGAGAACGAACTTTCATCGGCTCTCTGAAACATGGAATATCAACGCTTTTCTCAACATTCAAACACATCAGGAAGAACAATAATATTTTTCGATTCCTGATTTCATTCCTTCTGTATAATGATGGTATACAGACTGTTATCATGATGGCCACAATCTATGGAAAAGTGGAGCTTGGACTAAGTTCAGGGAATCTTATCGGCGCTCTTCTTCTAACTCAGATTGTAGGAGTTCCAGGCAGCCTTCTCTTCGGAAAACTCGCAAAAAAATACGGTTCAAAGCAGATGCTTTTCACCGGCATAATTGCTTATGTGTTTGTTATCCTCTACGCTTTCTGGATGAAAAAAGCTCTTGATTTCTGGATACTCGCAGGAATTGTCGGTCTGTTCATGGGTGGACTACAAGCCGTAAGCCGTGGATTCTACTCAAAGCTTATTCCTGATGGAATGAGCGCTGAGTACTTTGGATTTTTCTCGATTTCTCAGAGATTTGCAAGTATATTCGGCCCATTGATGTTCGCTCTGATAAGTGATATTACCGGAAGCTCCAGGTTATCCATCCTGTCTCTTGCGTTTCTCTTCCTTGCAGGTGGTCTTATTCTGGTAAAGGTCAGAACACCGGAAGAAGCAGTATGA
- a CDS encoding B12-binding domain-containing radical SAM protein, whose translation MARASIEALLLQLPLNPSAPLELTGNVPLAGASLASAAGLHRDSVLDQNTTDISGDRTLVNLVTEKSPRLIAFTLYSWNVERSIYIAKEIRKKLPDIIIAAGGPEVTADNEWLLRNKEFDLFVSGEGEPVASEILTYDSAISIIETSSGFLEIGQMDFIPGSWPNPWLTGYLDPSEGASIHIETVRGCSGSCGYCSYRRNHPVPRILPAEDAIALLSRLSGAGAGEIVFLDPTFNNRPDLIELLEGMISLRINCFGEMRGDTISKHIADAIARAGFRSVEIGFQSGNPEVLRQSGRLGDPQDILDGALNLKNAGVTPVIDLMLGLPGDTPAGSIKSACIIRDMGLHQHVQVFHLSMLPGTQMRIDSAERFMPRPPYYRFTDMSMGGYTAAREEIADILGYDLDLDPRPLLFDEWAGTEYIDLSTDTELSRRMPSFRHGAIRFRSDNPWNDRKRIIEFVRSRLQSDPFCILDVIIEPAVEFPLDLIGLLRQLDNPLDYSGRVAKVLGRQGNLRITILLADWHEFNPTWIEAATGTCSIVADAPSPTELPDKFWDMGVSVRLPGIEWNIKDLSASIPSIHQVLFQNRIMEERWSREILGI comes from the coding sequence TTGGCCAGGGCTAGCATCGAAGCACTACTTCTGCAGCTTCCATTGAATCCATCCGCGCCACTCGAATTAACAGGAAACGTTCCTCTCGCCGGTGCTTCTCTTGCAAGTGCAGCAGGGCTTCATAGGGATTCTGTTCTCGACCAGAATACAACAGATATATCCGGAGATAGAACCCTGGTTAATCTGGTCACCGAAAAATCTCCCCGGCTTATTGCTTTTACTCTTTATTCCTGGAATGTGGAGAGAAGCATTTACATCGCTAAAGAAATAAGGAAAAAATTACCTGATATCATTATTGCAGCAGGCGGTCCGGAAGTTACGGCTGATAATGAATGGCTTCTGAGAAATAAGGAATTCGATCTTTTCGTTTCTGGTGAGGGTGAACCTGTTGCCAGTGAAATACTTACGTATGATTCAGCAATTAGTATCATTGAAACCTCTTCAGGCTTTCTGGAAATAGGTCAGATGGATTTCATCCCCGGATCATGGCCGAATCCATGGCTGACCGGTTATCTGGATCCTTCTGAAGGGGCTTCAATTCATATCGAAACCGTGAGAGGATGTTCCGGCTCCTGCGGCTATTGTTCATACAGGAGAAACCATCCGGTTCCCAGGATACTTCCTGCAGAAGATGCTATTGCACTTCTTTCGAGACTGTCCGGCGCCGGAGCAGGAGAGATTGTATTTCTTGATCCAACATTTAATAACCGACCGGATCTCATCGAGCTTCTTGAAGGAATGATCAGTCTCAGAATTAACTGTTTTGGTGAAATGAGAGGTGATACGATATCAAAACATATCGCTGATGCTATTGCCAGGGCCGGATTCAGGAGTGTTGAAATTGGTTTTCAATCGGGAAATCCAGAGGTTCTCAGACAATCCGGACGATTGGGAGACCCTCAGGATATACTTGATGGCGCTCTTAATCTTAAGAATGCCGGTGTAACTCCTGTGATCGATCTAATGCTTGGTCTTCCGGGCGATACTCCGGCAGGCTCAATCAAATCTGCATGCATAATCAGGGACATGGGTCTGCATCAACATGTTCAGGTTTTTCATCTCTCAATGCTTCCGGGAACACAGATGAGAATAGATTCGGCTGAACGATTCATGCCCCGTCCACCCTACTACCGATTCACAGACATGAGTATGGGAGGATACACGGCAGCAAGGGAGGAAATCGCTGATATTCTTGGTTACGATCTTGATCTTGACCCCAGACCGCTGCTTTTTGATGAATGGGCTGGTACAGAGTATATCGATCTTTCCACAGACACTGAACTGTCCAGACGAATGCCATCGTTCAGGCATGGCGCGATAAGATTCAGATCGGATAATCCATGGAACGACAGGAAGCGGATTATCGAATTCGTCAGAAGCAGGCTGCAGTCCGATCCTTTCTGCATCCTTGATGTTATAATCGAACCTGCTGTTGAATTCCCGCTGGACCTGATCGGTCTTCTGCGTCAACTCGACAATCCTCTTGACTACTCCGGAAGAGTTGCAAAGGTACTTGGCAGACAGGGCAATCTCAGAATAACCATCCTTCTTGCTGACTGGCATGAATTCAACCCAACCTGGATTGAGGCTGCTACCGGTACGTGTTCAATTGTAGCAGACGCACCTTCTCCAACCGAACTCCCTGACAAATTCTGGGATATGGGTGTATCTGTCAGATTGCCCGGAATTGAATGGAATATCAAAGATCTTTCAGCAAGCATCCCTTCAATACACCAGGTTCTCTTCCAGAACAGGATCATGGAAGAACGATGGAGCAGAGAAATCCTGGGAATCTGA
- a CDS encoding 2-oxoacid:acceptor oxidoreductase family protein, with the protein MKNYYEIRLSGAGGQGLALAGRVFSECSIKSGYNVCQTQSYGPEARGGASRTDIIISRKEILFPNCRELDILLAMNQESADKFAGEVKEDGIILVDTTFVNQIPEGKVYEYPLTRRSIEEYGTPVAANIIAVGLIASLCRLFSLEIWIASLKETVPERFIKMNLKAFELGHKEGREILHVEEGRVPVAYDRKRPVPDCLKEKNGNN; encoded by the coding sequence ATGAAGAACTACTATGAAATCAGATTATCCGGCGCCGGTGGACAGGGGCTGGCTCTTGCCGGAAGAGTATTCTCTGAATGCTCCATCAAATCCGGTTACAATGTATGTCAGACTCAGAGCTACGGTCCTGAAGCAAGAGGAGGAGCCAGCCGTACTGACATCATTATTTCCAGAAAAGAGATTCTCTTCCCCAACTGCAGAGAACTTGATATTCTCCTTGCTATGAATCAGGAGAGCGCGGACAAGTTTGCGGGAGAAGTGAAAGAAGACGGGATTATTCTCGTGGATACAACATTTGTAAACCAGATACCTGAAGGTAAGGTTTATGAATATCCACTTACCAGAAGAAGTATTGAGGAGTATGGAACTCCGGTGGCTGCGAATATCATAGCAGTTGGATTGATAGCATCTCTATGCAGATTGTTCAGTCTGGAAATCTGGATTGCTTCTCTGAAAGAAACAGTTCCTGAAAGGTTCATAAAGATGAACCTGAAAGCATTCGAATTGGGACATAAGGAAGGCAGGGAGATACTTCACGTTGAAGAAGGAAGAGTTCCAGTCGCTTATGACAGGAAGCGACCTGTCCCAGATTGTCTTAAAGAGAAAAACGGTAATAACTGA
- a CDS encoding 2-oxoacid:ferredoxin oxidoreductase subunit beta: MPAPLPYEYKYLRSKKKFPHVWCPGCGIGIVMGSIIRAVDSLSWEKDNIVMVSGIGCTSRMPVYVDFNTIHTTHGRALAFGTGVKMANPSLNVMAVMGDGDSLAIGGNHIIHAARRNINITSIIVNNDNYGMTGGQFSPVTPEGARTATTPYGMIEPGFDVCNLMEGAGASFVARGTVYHIIELDKILTRAFKKKGFSVVEVLAPCPTNFGRANRLGGPVEMMKLLKENTINISQAKAMKPEDVHGKVIRGVFVDKVSIPYEERYEKLCEKARNSVGASR, translated from the coding sequence ATGCCTGCTCCGCTTCCGTATGAGTATAAATATCTCAGATCAAAGAAGAAATTTCCGCATGTCTGGTGTCCCGGCTGCGGTATCGGAATCGTCATGGGATCGATTATCAGGGCAGTTGACTCTCTGTCATGGGAAAAGGATAACATCGTTATGGTTTCCGGTATTGGATGTACTTCCAGAATGCCGGTGTATGTCGATTTCAACACTATTCATACTACTCACGGCAGGGCGCTGGCCTTTGGCACCGGAGTGAAGATGGCTAATCCTTCTCTTAATGTAATGGCTGTGATGGGTGACGGGGATAGTCTTGCAATCGGAGGAAACCATATAATCCATGCTGCCAGAAGAAACATAAATATTACCTCTATCATAGTTAATAATGATAATTACGGAATGACCGGAGGGCAGTTTTCACCCGTTACTCCCGAGGGAGCCAGAACCGCTACAACGCCTTACGGGATGATTGAACCGGGATTTGATGTGTGCAATCTTATGGAGGGTGCCGGAGCGTCTTTTGTAGCTCGAGGAACTGTCTATCATATAATAGAACTTGACAAAATATTGACGAGAGCCTTCAAGAAGAAAGGTTTCAGTGTAGTTGAGGTTCTTGCCCCATGTCCGACGAATTTTGGCAGAGCAAACAGACTGGGCGGACCCGTTGAAATGATGAAACTCCTGAAGGAGAATACCATAAACATCAGCCAGGCAAAGGCAATGAAACCAGAGGATGTTCATGGGAAAGTCATTCGTGGAGTTTTCGTCGACAAAGTTTCAATCCCGTATGAAGAGCGATACGAAAAGTTATGTGAGAAAGCCAGAAATTCAGTGGGAGCTTCGAGATGA
- a CDS encoding 2-oxoacid:acceptor oxidoreductase subunit alpha, producing the protein MIVPWGETRLVQGNEAVALGAVAAGIEFFAGYPITPSTEIAELLAKYMPLLGTKWIQMEDEIASISALIGARLAGAKSMTATSGPGFSLMQEGLGYACMAEVPLVLVNVMRGGPSTGLPTQAAQGDVMQARWGTHGDHPAIALAPSNVRECFEMTIRAFNLSEQFRTPVILLPDEIIGHMRERITFPSEGDLHVEPKPVPDVPVEWYEHYHVTASNVSPMACIGSGYRFHVTGLTHDTHGFPTRKEKEVIGKMNRLKHKITRRLDELEDVRMHDVEENPVTIFAYGSVYRSALAAQAMLKKRKKKVGVFRPVTLWPFPDRTVKEELDSKEVILVPELNQGQIIHEVERMTSDSVRVVPLHRIDGYEITPEEIVNAVLEVM; encoded by the coding sequence GTGATTGTACCTTGGGGAGAAACCAGACTTGTGCAGGGAAATGAAGCTGTTGCCCTTGGAGCTGTTGCTGCCGGAATAGAGTTTTTTGCCGGATACCCTATTACTCCATCTACGGAGATTGCTGAACTCCTGGCGAAATACATGCCCCTCCTTGGTACGAAATGGATCCAGATGGAGGATGAGATAGCAAGCATAAGCGCTCTGATTGGCGCGAGACTTGCGGGCGCAAAATCCATGACTGCCACCAGTGGCCCGGGATTCAGCCTCATGCAGGAAGGACTGGGATACGCCTGCATGGCTGAAGTTCCGCTTGTTTTAGTTAACGTGATGAGAGGTGGCCCATCAACAGGTCTTCCCACTCAGGCTGCCCAGGGAGACGTTATGCAGGCAAGATGGGGAACTCATGGAGATCATCCTGCTATCGCACTGGCTCCATCAAATGTCAGAGAGTGTTTTGAGATGACTATCCGGGCGTTCAATCTTTCGGAACAGTTCAGAACACCTGTAATTCTTCTTCCGGATGAGATCATCGGCCATATGAGAGAGCGTATAACCTTCCCTTCCGAAGGCGATCTTCATGTGGAACCAAAACCGGTTCCGGATGTACCGGTTGAATGGTATGAACATTATCACGTTACCGCCTCAAACGTGTCCCCGATGGCATGTATCGGAAGCGGTTACAGATTTCATGTAACCGGACTGACCCATGATACTCATGGATTTCCCACCAGGAAAGAAAAGGAAGTCATCGGAAAAATGAACCGTCTCAAGCATAAAATAACAAGAAGACTTGATGAGCTTGAAGATGTCCGCATGCATGATGTAGAAGAGAACCCGGTTACAATATTTGCTTACGGTTCCGTTTATCGGTCTGCTCTTGCTGCCCAGGCAATGCTCAAAAAAAGAAAGAAGAAAGTTGGTGTTTTCCGTCCTGTTACCCTATGGCCTTTCCCTGACAGAACTGTGAAGGAAGAACTCGACTCAAAAGAAGTCATTCTGGTTCCGGAGCTGAATCAGGGGCAAATTATTCATGAAGTCGAAAGAATGACAAGTGATTCTGTAAGAGTGGTCCCTCTTCACCGCATAGACGGGTACGAAATCACTCCTGAAGAAATCGTAAATGCTGTTCTGGAGGTGATGTGA
- a CDS encoding 4Fe-4S binding protein gives MGTAKKKKMIESFIHVFPDWCKGCEICVAFCPVGVLSMKNQKAVVAHPEKCIRCYLCARRCPDFAIGIADETGRVNEKQNNLNRLPEVTTGKGEDDSR, from the coding sequence ATGGGAACGGCTAAGAAGAAAAAAATGATAGAATCTTTTATCCATGTCTTTCCTGACTGGTGCAAGGGTTGCGAGATCTGCGTTGCTTTCTGTCCTGTCGGTGTTCTTTCAATGAAGAACCAGAAGGCAGTTGTCGCACATCCTGAGAAGTGTATCAGATGTTATCTGTGTGCGAGGAGATGTCCTGATTTCGCGATTGGAATTGCAGATGAAACCGGGCGAGTGAACGAGAAGCAGAACAATTTAAATAGACTGCCAGAAGTAACTACCGGCAAGGGAGAGGATGATTCCAGGTGA
- a CDS encoding cyclic 2,3-diphosphoglycerate synthase, translating to MSKIRTLILGAAGRDFHNFNVLYRDNPDYEIVAFTATQIPDIDGRKYPAELAGELYPDGIPILAEDNLLQTIHDKKIELCIMSYSDLSDNAVMELGSKVNAAGADYMMLGASRTMIESTKPIIAVCAVRTGCGKSQTTRRVIEILQAAGKKVVAIRHPMPYGDLVAQKVQRFETIEDLSLNNCTIEEMEEYEPHIKRGTVVYAGVDYGAILKEAEKEADIILWDGGNNDTSFYKPDLTITVVDPHRPGHEISYYPGQINLRLADVVVINKIDSAYPEDVDEVRTNIRAVNPDARIVDAASPLTVDNPSLITGANVLVVEDGPTLTHGEMEYGAGFVAAEKFGAGDYVDPRPFAVGTIIDTYEKYYSDREEAYILPAMGYGEDQMRDLQQSINAADCDVVVIATPIDLTRIIKINKPVVRVGYELQEIGRPDLPEILESFVK from the coding sequence ATGAGCAAGATCAGAACCTTGATACTGGGCGCAGCAGGGCGCGATTTTCATAACTTTAACGTTCTCTATCGGGATAATCCAGACTACGAAATAGTAGCATTTACTGCTACACAGATTCCTGATATTGACGGTAGAAAATACCCTGCAGAACTTGCTGGAGAACTATATCCGGATGGTATTCCTATCCTTGCAGAAGATAATCTCTTACAGACTATTCATGATAAGAAAATCGAACTCTGTATCATGTCTTACAGCGATCTTTCCGATAATGCTGTAATGGAACTTGGGTCCAAGGTTAACGCAGCCGGAGCCGATTACATGATGCTTGGGGCTTCCAGAACAATGATTGAGAGTACGAAACCAATTATTGCTGTATGCGCTGTTCGGACAGGTTGCGGCAAGAGCCAGACAACCAGACGTGTAATCGAGATCCTTCAGGCGGCAGGAAAAAAAGTTGTTGCTATCAGACACCCCATGCCATATGGAGATCTTGTAGCTCAGAAGGTTCAGAGATTCGAGACTATAGAGGATCTTTCACTAAACAACTGCACTATTGAAGAGATGGAGGAGTACGAGCCTCATATAAAGCGCGGTACTGTTGTGTATGCCGGAGTAGACTACGGAGCAATACTTAAAGAAGCCGAGAAAGAGGCGGATATCATTCTTTGGGATGGAGGAAACAACGATACTTCTTTCTACAAACCCGATCTCACAATCACAGTTGTAGATCCTCATAGACCCGGACACGAAATATCCTACTATCCCGGACAGATTAATCTCAGACTGGCCGATGTAGTGGTAATCAATAAAATTGACAGCGCCTATCCTGAAGATGTTGACGAGGTAAGAACAAATATCCGAGCTGTTAATCCTGATGCCAGGATTGTTGATGCTGCAAGTCCATTGACTGTAGACAACCCTTCTCTCATTACAGGCGCAAACGTTCTTGTTGTTGAGGATGGACCTACTCTTACCCACGGTGAGATGGAGTACGGCGCGGGATTTGTGGCAGCTGAAAAATTCGGTGCCGGAGATTATGTTGATCCTAGACCTTTTGCTGTAGGCACCATCATTGATACTTATGAGAAATACTACTCTGATAGAGAAGAGGCGTATATTCTTCCCGCGATGGGTTACGGTGAGGACCAGATGAGAGATCTGCAGCAGAGTATCAATGCAGCTGATTGTGATGTCGTTGTAATTGCTACTCCAATTGATCTCACGAGAATAATCAAGATAAATAAACCTGTTGTCAGAGTGGGATACGAACTCCAGGAAATCGGAAGACCTGATCTTCCCGAAATTCTGGAGTCATTTGTGAAGTAA